The sequence CCTGCCACAGCGAAGAGAGACCTCCAGGAGCTTGTGATTTCAAAAGTCCTGATTCCTCAAGGAGGAGGGCGGTCCATATCCTACCAGCTCAATAGAAAAATGCTAGAGTAATTACCCCCGACAAGTAGGGACTTTGAATAAAAAAAGTTGAAATACTAAAACAGATGTATATTAATATATGTTGGTTTTTACATCCGGGGGTGATCCTGGATTTTCTAAAATTAGCACAATACAAAAAGTTTTACAGATTCCATCGTCTCTCTTATTTCTCTCGAAGGGGTATTTAATGTTTGAGAACTGTATTTTTTGTGTTGAAGTACCTGAAAGTCTCCGTGCTATTAATCCTGAATCGGCTTCTCATTACTGCAGAAGAGAGAACAAGACGAAGGCATGTCCGCATAAAGGTAATGCATCTCAATGTGAATCTTTTATTGAATCCCAAATATCCAGTAATCTATAGTTTCACAAATTATGTTAGTTCAATGCTCTCCAGATACACATTCTGTTTCTGAATTGAGTTTTCCGGCATTAGCAACCGGTTTGGTAATTAATATTATCTACTTAAATTTCTATTCAAATGCTGTGATACCTGATCCAGTTATTGATGAAATTATTATATTAAGAGAAAGACTTAATATTTACCTACCGTTACAGTTAAATCATCATTCAGATTTACATCTCTATTTGGAATATCTCCACAAATAGATTTTATGATTCCTAAATGAGCTGCCGGCTTGTTCCTGAACCGAAGTGGAGGTATTGACGTGATTCTTGCTAAAATTATTACTCATTGTAACTTAAATTTAGGAAATTAATCTTAAGTAAGCTATTTAAAATGTACCTTTGGGTGTCTGCGAAAAGCATGACAATAAACGGTCAGTTCCATTTTTTTGTGATAAATATTCAGTACTAATAAGTTATCTATTTTATTTGAATTGTTCTTCCTACGATGATTCTATTTAATATTCTGAAAAATATAATATTAAGTTCAAAAAGTTTTTCATTATTGTAACTCAACTAGCACTATTACTTAGTAAATATTATATATTTTTTGATATTTCGTTATGAATAATTCTGCTTTAAATAAATAATCCATTCTTCGTATATCTCTTTTCTACTTTTACCAAATGTTTTTTCATAATTTTCATTATCTATTAATTCTACTACGTGATTCCAACTATAAATTACTGTAATAAATTCTACATATGTATAAGAAAACTGATATCCCATTGAGTTTCCAAATTTTAATTGATTTTTTATGTCAAGGAATCCTATTTCTGGTATTTCTGAATTTTGTAATAAATTATTTGGAGCTTTTTGATTTGATAAGTAAGTAGCAATTCCATTATCAAGAAAGTACGATATATTAGGGTTTTTAAGATAGTTAATGGTATGAACTAATTCATGAGTTGAAGCAGATAGAATACTGTTCTCATCATGAGATTCCGTATTTGAGTAAGGAGATACAATGAGTACTTTATCACCTCTATTATCTCCAATATACCAATCTACATTAAATAATAGTGAAGTATATCCAAATTTTCTAATATGAAGATCCTGCTGTTTACTATACACATAAATATCAGTCTTTTTATCAAAGTCATGCTTTAACTTTTTTCTAAGAGATTTAACTGTTTTCTCAAGTTTCACGAATATCTTTTCTGCACCATCTTTATCATATTTATCATAATATACATTGATATAATTTCCTTCCATTTTTCGCATACCCCAATTTTTTAAGAATATAACTGGTAATGATTGTAAAATGATTAATATAAGAACTGATAGAGATATTATTTTTATTTTTTTATTCATATTTATATCCTTAAAACTTAAGAGTTAAGCAATAATCAAATTTTTTTTTGATTTTAAATTGTTCAATTAAAGATTACAAGAGAAATTATTTTTTTGTAATCTTTTGTTTTATTCTTAATGAATGTAATAGGATTGAGATGATTATAATCATATAGTTAATGTTTATTTGTATTTGTAAAGTCATATATAAGAAAAGTAATAAAAGTGACTTGTTTATACTATTTATTTTCAATTTCACTCATATGATGTACATCATAAGTCATTTTTAGTACATGTCAATGTTGTCATGTACATAAACTCTGATTTCATGCTCACGTACAAGTTGTCATGTTCATTGTGTGTACATAACACCCTGATCACGTGCATTCCGACCTGACCGCAGGACAAGTATTGGCGCTCTTCTTTTCAACATGGTAAATCATCTATCACTTATAGAGAAGCAGTTATTTATTATTGTTTGAATATCTCAGCAAGAAATGTGACAATAGGACTGTCAGGTGAATTAGCATGTTATGTGGCCCATTGTATGATTGATTTTTTAATTTATTTGAATAAAATTTTGTCTGTTTTAAAATACAAAATTTCTACTGATATCCGGCCTTTTGTCTACAAGGGATTCATATGGAATTATTAAAAAAGAATAAGAACAGTGATTTAATAAATATTTGAAAAAGAATTACTTATAATTACGATTATCATCAAAGAGAAGCATTCTAATAGGAGAATAGTGTCATGAAAAAATATTTCATCAAAAAGAGTCTTATGGTGACTTTTCTGCTCTTTATACTAATGAGTTGCGGTAGTACCAGCGGGGCGATCAGTACTGATCAGGAGTACGATACCGACCATGAATATTCTATTTCAGAACTGAAGAAAGACTTTATAATTCTCCGAGGTGCTTTAGAAGAAGTTCATGGAGGATTATACCGCTATTCTAGCAAGATTGAGATGGATGCTTTATTTGATGAGCTTGATGGTTCTTTAGATCATGGAATGACTGAAAGAGAATTTCTAAGAGAGGTCTCGACCCTGGTGGCTCAAATTGGCTGCGGCCATACCAATGTAGATCCTTCAGAGGGGTTTAATACCTATTGGTTTCAACATGGAACGACGTTTCCCTTGGATGTGAAGTTGATTGGTGACAAAGTCTATGTCTCCCACGATTATCGGGAGAGTGAAACAGAACTGACGGGACTAGAGATTTTAACTATCAATGAGATTCCTGTTGCAGATATTATTGAGAAGTTCGTCTCTTTCATTAGCTCCGATGGGAGAAATATAACCGGTAAGTATCGATGTATAGATTCTTATTTCCCTTACCTCTATTCTGCCTTTATTGGAGAGCCAAATACATTCAATATTAAAGGCAAATTGCTAGGGATAGATGAGGATAGTACCTTTTCGGTAATTGCAATGACGGTACCTGATCTGGATGCCGCGAGAAATGCTGCATATAATGCAGAAGAAGAAAAGGTTCTCGACTTTCAGGTCCTCGACACTTCCAGTACTGCTATATTAAGCATTAGCTCATTTGATGAAAGGATCGATTCGTACAAAATATTTTTAAAAAACAGCTTCAATCAGATTGCAGAAGAGAATATCTCCCATCTGATTATCGATTTACGAGGTAATGGTGGTGGCGAAGATGAACAGGGCGCACTACTATTCTCCTATCTGACGGATACCCCCTTCGACTATTATGATTCTCTAAGTACCAGAACGGACACTATCTCTTTTCGCCAATACTTTTTTGGTAATATCATAAGCGACATGACCATTCAAGGTTTTTTGAATCCAGCTAAGAATGGTATCTTCCAGGTCAAAACAGACCGTATGAACCTTCTTAATTTGCAGAATCCACAGAAAAAGCCCTATAACGGCAACGTTTATATTCTAACTGACGGTGGTAGTTTTTCAGCCACTACTGAATTTACATCTATAGCTCATAATGATGAACGAGCCCTCTTCATCGGTGAGGAGGCAGGTGGTGGTTACTACGGGAACAATAGTGGGGTGACCATAATGCTAAGGCTACCAAATACTGGCTTGGAAATTGCTGTGCCAATGATAAATTATATGATGGCAGTATCGGATTACCCCGATGAAGACAGAGGACTTATTCCCGATTATCCCATTGAAGCGTCCATTGAAGACCTCCTAAACGGAACCGATAGGGTTCTAGAGTTTACTCAGGAGTTGATAACCTCCTCTTTGTAACAGATGAGAGAGATGTACAGACAATGTTACAAATGAAGCAGGTGCGTATAGTTCTGCAAATATTAAAGCAAAAGAATGATTACGAGCTGAGTTAAATGGTAATGGTTGGCCTTTTTTATTAATATGAATATCAAAGATACCAATATTTCAATGGTTTTTAATAAGAGTTGGACAAACAATGGTAAACGTATGGAAAAATGGTATTGTGGATTTACATCAACATTGGAAACTTCTAGACTTGCTGAATGACAAGCCATCAGATCCAGAATGAAGTATTTCTGTGATAGGGAAAGGTTTTCCTATAATTTTTTCATACTTAACACCCACCCCGAAAACCACTTCTGATAAGTCTCTATTGAACGAAACCGCTTCGCGGTGGATAGATTCATACTCACTTTTTTGAAATTCTAAGATTATCTCTAAATTATAAACGAACTCAAACTATCCTCTAAATTGTAACAATTTTCAGGAGGATACAAAATGACAGAATTACGTTCAAGAATGATCAGAGATTTAGAAATCAATGGATTAAGTAAATCTACACAAACGGCCTATCTCAGACACATAAGAGAACTGGCAAAATTCCATAAAAGATCGCCAGATGAATTATCTCTAGAAGATCTCTACCAGTTTCAGTATTACATGAAAAAAGAAAAGAATTATTCCTACAGCTATTACAATCAGGCTGTTTGTGCTTTGAAATTTCTCTATGGCTTTACTCTGAAGAAAGACTGGAATATTCATCAAATACCATTCCAGAAAAGAAGCAAAAAACTTCCATTAATTCTTAGCAAAGATGAAGTCTTTGAGCTGATCCGAGTCATCGATAGTAAACGGGATAAAACAATTGTTTGTCTGCTGTATTCAGCCGGTCTGCGGGTCTCTGAATTAGTTACATTAAAAGTTTCGGATCTGGATAGTAAGCGGATGGTAATTAATATCCATCAGGGAAAAGGAAGAAAAGACAGAATAGTCATGCTTGCCGAGAATCTTTTGGAAGTTCTTAAGCAATACTGGCTTGAATCAAGACCGGAGACATATCTTTTCCCTGGAAAGATTCCTGGTAATCCCCTCACTCGAGAGGCCGTTAATAACTTACTTAAAAAATATGCAGCCAAGGCAGGCATAACTAAAAATATTTCACCCCATACTCTCCGACATTCCTTCGCGACTCATCTATTGGAAGATGGTGTAAATATCAGAGTTATCCAGTTTTTATTAGGGCATCGGAATATTAAAACAACAACGATTTATACTCATATTGCTAAAAACTATATCGATGAAACTCCTAGTCCTTTGGACACTTTATTTCTGAGTAAACTGGAGGATAATAATGAGTAATTTATCAGGAAAAAGAAGTTCTGTTGAAATAGCAGATATATTTAGAATCCATGCTCATAAACTACCGTCACTAAGCTGGGAACAGGAGAAAGTAATCAATGATATTATTGGCTGCCGAACAGCAATACTCGGAGGTCATATTCGGAAATGCGATGAATGCGGGAATCCCGAAATATCATATAATTCCTGTAGAAACAGGCATTGTCCAAAATGTCAGTCATTTAAAAAAGAATTGTGGATAGCCGACCGTGAGCAGGAATTATTACCTGTCAGCTACTTCCATATAGTTTTTACCATCCCTCGAATCCTTGCTCCAATTGCCCTTCAGAATAAAGAAAAAGTGTATGGGATGCTCTTCAAAGCTGTATCTCAGACATTAAAAGAGGTGGCAGCCAAACCTAAAAACCTTGATGCTCAGATAGGATTGATTGCCGTCCTTCATACCTGGGATCAGAAATTGGGTCACCACCCCCACATTCATTGTATTGTCCCGGGAGGTGGGATTTCAAAGGATAAAACTAAATGGATTAAATCCGGGCATAACTTCTTTCTATCTGTGAATATTCTCTCATCTGTATTTAGAGGTAAATTTTTAAACTTTCTTGAAAATGCATTCAATAAAAAGGAACTTTCATTTTTCGGAGATTATTCTCATATTTCT comes from Oceanispirochaeta sp. M1 and encodes:
- a CDS encoding S41 family peptidase; protein product: MKKYFIKKSLMVTFLLFILMSCGSTSGAISTDQEYDTDHEYSISELKKDFIILRGALEEVHGGLYRYSSKIEMDALFDELDGSLDHGMTEREFLREVSTLVAQIGCGHTNVDPSEGFNTYWFQHGTTFPLDVKLIGDKVYVSHDYRESETELTGLEILTINEIPVADIIEKFVSFISSDGRNITGKYRCIDSYFPYLYSAFIGEPNTFNIKGKLLGIDEDSTFSVIAMTVPDLDAARNAAYNAEEEKVLDFQVLDTSSTAILSISSFDERIDSYKIFLKNSFNQIAEENISHLIIDLRGNGGGEDEQGALLFSYLTDTPFDYYDSLSTRTDTISFRQYFFGNIISDMTIQGFLNPAKNGIFQVKTDRMNLLNLQNPQKKPYNGNVYILTDGGSFSATTEFTSIAHNDERALFIGEEAGGGYYGNNSGVTIMLRLPNTGLEIAVPMINYMMAVSDYPDEDRGLIPDYPIEASIEDLLNGTDRVLEFTQELITSSL
- the xerA gene encoding site-specific tyrosine recombinase/integron integrase, with the protein product MTELRSRMIRDLEINGLSKSTQTAYLRHIRELAKFHKRSPDELSLEDLYQFQYYMKKEKNYSYSYYNQAVCALKFLYGFTLKKDWNIHQIPFQKRSKKLPLILSKDEVFELIRVIDSKRDKTIVCLLYSAGLRVSELVTLKVSDLDSKRMVINIHQGKGRKDRIVMLAENLLEVLKQYWLESRPETYLFPGKIPGNPLTREAVNNLLKKYAAKAGITKNISPHTLRHSFATHLLEDGVNIRVIQFLLGHRNIKTTTIYTHIAKNYIDETPSPLDTLFLSKLEDNNE
- a CDS encoding IS91 family transposase — protein: MSNLSGKRSSVEIADIFRIHAHKLPSLSWEQEKVINDIIGCRTAILGGHIRKCDECGNPEISYNSCRNRHCPKCQSFKKELWIADREQELLPVSYFHIVFTIPRILAPIALQNKEKVYGMLFKAVSQTLKEVAAKPKNLDAQIGLIAVLHTWDQKLGHHPHIHCIVPGGGISKDKTKWIKSGHNFFLSVNILSSVFRGKFLNFLENAFNKKELSFFGDYSHISGQLQFRQLLIDSCKTNWVVYAKKSFAGPKLVIKYLGRYTHRIAISNYRIKSMTDTHVSFTWRDRKHDNELKTMELDVVSFMRRYLLHILPSGFMKMRYYGFLGNVTKKKSLKLCRELLGVPMEENKLVDESSMEIFIRITGSDPTVCPICGKGHMVLLQEIPMRKVPPLLKTG